From one Bacteroidales bacterium genomic stretch:
- a CDS encoding RelA/SpoT family protein produces MPGKELCMDIIETYSLTLRKEILSHYRRLMRACVSEYDKKSLALIKRSFEFLLSHSSEKYQYKGIYLLKFSAGMAQMTVKELGLDAIGVSAALLLHAVELNQVSLEELASGVGKRTATVIDEVLKISKLDTTTNQGQAENMRNLILTLATDFRVILLKIAERLYLMRQMEILNEKEQIELSCESRFIYSPLSHRLGLYNVMSEMEDISMSILEKEAYDSISRKLKASTQRRNRFIREFIQPLKEDLDREKFKVEIKGRPKAISSIWRKMRKQKVEFEEVYDKFAIRVIIDTPLKKEKADCWRVYSIITDHYQPNPERLRDWISAPKSNGYESLHTTVVVPGGEWVEVQIRTARMNEIAEKGLAAHWKYKGIKGQAGIDQWIGRVRETLENSELDPSNLMEDLQLSQFSKEIFVFTPHGDLKKFPENATVLDFAFDIHTDVGASCVGARVNNKNVPIRYRLKNGDKVEILRSKNQKPKMDWLNVVVTSKAKGKIKVALKEEKLKEAEHGKEILKRRFRNWKVEFNDSSIRKVIKHFKYRDAIDLYFDVATDRIELRQIKELLTSVEKAAEIRPEKIEEEALDRLAKTASINSGDFLVIDDKLSNVEYKLAPCCNPILGDAIFGFVTISSGITIHRTNCPNAQQMLSRYGYRVVKARWNNSEKGAFFPVTLLITGLDELGIVSNISDVISRDLQVNMRSISIDSNDGMFEGSITLQVKDTRHLEALVRKLKKVKGILNIKRLDA; encoded by the coding sequence TTGCCAGGCAAGGAGCTCTGCATGGATATCATTGAAACATATTCCTTAACTCTTCGGAAGGAAATTCTTTCGCACTACAGGAGACTGATGCGGGCATGTGTCAGTGAATATGATAAAAAGTCTCTGGCGCTGATCAAAAGATCTTTTGAGTTTCTGCTCTCCCATAGCAGTGAAAAGTATCAATACAAAGGGATTTACCTGCTTAAGTTTTCAGCGGGAATGGCTCAGATGACCGTCAAAGAACTCGGTCTGGATGCCATCGGGGTCTCTGCGGCACTCTTGCTGCATGCTGTGGAATTGAACCAGGTATCCCTGGAGGAGCTTGCTTCCGGCGTGGGAAAAAGGACGGCCACCGTGATCGACGAGGTATTGAAAATCAGCAAGCTGGACACCACCACCAACCAGGGACAGGCCGAAAATATGCGGAACCTGATTCTGACCCTGGCCACAGACTTCCGAGTGATTCTCCTGAAAATCGCGGAAAGGCTGTACCTGATGCGGCAGATGGAAATCCTGAATGAAAAGGAGCAGATCGAGCTTTCCTGTGAATCGCGGTTTATTTATTCTCCTCTTTCTCACAGGCTGGGGCTGTATAACGTGATGTCGGAAATGGAAGATATTTCCATGAGCATCCTTGAAAAGGAGGCATACGATTCCATTTCCCGAAAACTGAAAGCATCCACCCAGCGCAGGAACCGCTTTATCCGTGAATTTATTCAACCCCTGAAAGAGGACCTGGACCGGGAGAAATTCAAGGTGGAAATTAAAGGAAGGCCCAAAGCCATCTCCTCTATCTGGCGAAAAATGCGGAAGCAGAAGGTGGAATTTGAAGAGGTCTATGATAAGTTTGCCATACGGGTCATTATCGACACCCCTCTTAAAAAGGAGAAAGCCGATTGCTGGCGGGTTTACAGCATAATCACGGACCACTATCAGCCCAATCCGGAACGTTTGCGCGACTGGATATCTGCTCCCAAGTCCAATGGATATGAATCTCTTCATACCACTGTGGTGGTTCCGGGAGGAGAATGGGTGGAGGTGCAGATCAGAACTGCCCGTATGAATGAGATTGCAGAGAAGGGACTGGCTGCTCACTGGAAATATAAAGGCATTAAGGGCCAGGCCGGCATAGACCAGTGGATCGGGCGGGTCCGGGAGACTCTTGAGAACTCGGAACTAGACCCCTCCAATCTTATGGAGGATTTGCAGTTGAGTCAGTTCAGTAAGGAAATATTTGTATTCACCCCCCACGGAGATCTGAAAAAATTTCCGGAGAACGCCACGGTACTGGACTTTGCATTTGATATTCATACAGATGTGGGAGCCTCCTGTGTGGGAGCCCGGGTCAATAATAAGAATGTGCCCATCCGCTATCGCTTGAAAAACGGAGATAAGGTGGAGATCCTGCGCTCCAAAAACCAGAAACCAAAAATGGACTGGCTCAATGTGGTGGTTACCTCCAAAGCCAAAGGGAAAATTAAAGTAGCCCTTAAAGAGGAGAAACTGAAAGAGGCGGAACACGGTAAGGAGATCCTTAAAAGAAGATTCAGGAACTGGAAGGTTGAATTTAACGACAGCAGTATCCGTAAGGTGATCAAGCATTTTAAGTACCGGGATGCCATAGACCTCTATTTTGATGTGGCCACCGACCGGATTGAACTTCGTCAGATTAAGGAATTGCTTACAAGCGTTGAGAAAGCAGCTGAAATCAGACCTGAAAAGATTGAAGAGGAGGCGCTGGATCGCTTGGCTAAGACAGCCTCCATAAATTCCGGAGATTTCCTGGTAATCGATGATAAGTTGTCCAATGTGGAGTATAAACTGGCCCCCTGCTGCAATCCCATACTGGGGGATGCCATTTTTGGCTTTGTAACCATCAGTTCAGGGATCACCATCCACCGGACCAACTGTCCCAATGCACAACAAATGCTCTCGCGCTATGGATACAGAGTCGTGAAAGCCCGCTGGAATAACAGTGAGAAAGGGGCTTTTTTCCCGGTGACCCTCCTGATTACCGGATTGGATGAGCTGGGAATCGTCAGCAATATTTCAGATGTAATCTCCAGGGACCTCCAGGTAAATATGCGTTCCATCTCCATTGATTCTAATGACGGGATGTTCGAAGGGAGTATCACCCTGCAGGTAAAAGACACCCGGCACCTGGAAGCTCTTGTTCGTAAATTGAAAAAAGTGAAGGGAATCCTGAATATCAAAAGGCTGGATGCTTAA
- the dnaE gene encoding DNA polymerase III subunit alpha, giving the protein MYLNCHSYYSLRYGTMAVETLVENAAGMGIETLALTDINNSTGMVDFVRACQQHGIHPMGGIEYRNGDQYLYTGIARNPHGYRELNSFLSYHNHSGLPLPERAPPLGDVWFIYDFSNNPWQGKSAGARLHEQELIGVKPGELNRLFTSPWSREHSRLVIRHPVSFLHKSDHTLHRHLRAIDHNMLLSQLKPGQMADESEILLSPDLLRCAYDEAPHIRRNTEELVKDCRIDFDFTTVKNKKTFTGTPQDDKVLLEKLAMDGMEYRYGRRNPEALKRIRHELEIIDRLGFSSYFLITWDVIRYSMSRGFYHVGRGSGGNSIVAYCLRITDVDPIDLDLYFERFINPKRTSPPDFDIDFSWKERDEVLDYIFKRYGRKHTALIGTISTFRDRSIFRELGKVYGLPKEEIDLLVKDPGNALNENHITRNIFEVGSRLMDFPNLRSIHAGGVLISEEPLSTYTALDMPPKGLPTTQWDMYVAETLGFEKLDILSQRGIGHIKECAEIIRRNRGLEVDVHRVDEFKKDHRVLEQLKSGETNGCFYIESPAMRGLLTKLRCDSYRTLVAASSIIRPGVAQSGMMREYIHRFHHPGSFEYLHPIMEEQLKETFGVMVYQEDVIRICHHFAGLDLADADVLRRAMSGKYRSRKEFDRIADRFFENCRQRGYPDSLTREVWRQISSFAAYSFSKAHSASFAVESFQSLYLKAHYPLEFMTAVINNFGGYYRTWVYFNEARRWGGIIHLPCVNRSDYKTSISNKDIFIGFIHIQSLEQLAAEIITREREQHGEYQSLEDFLERVPLGLEQVIILIRVSALRFTGKSKKELLWDAHLLLGKRRKRDLVRELFPVQKREFTLPGLEQTSLENSYDELEILGFTVSIPAFELLQTSFRGEILSHQMMGKVGKKVRMIGNLVTVKHVRTKQKQWMNFGTFLDVEGEFFDVVNFPDSLKRYPYRGDGIYLLYGEITEEFGFPGMTVEKMARLPYKPDPRY; this is encoded by the coding sequence ATGTATTTAAACTGTCACTCATATTATAGCCTGAGGTACGGAACCATGGCGGTGGAGACTCTGGTGGAAAATGCAGCCGGAATGGGGATCGAAACGCTGGCCCTGACCGACATCAATAATTCCACGGGTATGGTCGATTTTGTAAGAGCCTGTCAGCAGCACGGGATTCATCCCATGGGCGGGATTGAATATCGTAATGGCGACCAGTATCTTTACACAGGAATTGCCCGGAACCCGCATGGTTACAGGGAGCTGAACAGTTTTCTTTCTTATCACAACCATTCGGGGCTGCCCCTTCCCGAACGTGCCCCACCCCTGGGGGATGTATGGTTCATATACGATTTCAGCAATAATCCCTGGCAGGGAAAGAGTGCGGGGGCCAGGCTGCATGAGCAGGAGCTCATCGGGGTGAAGCCGGGGGAACTGAACAGGCTCTTCACCTCGCCCTGGAGCCGGGAGCATTCCAGACTGGTGATAAGGCATCCGGTAAGCTTTCTTCATAAAAGCGACCATACACTGCACCGCCATCTGAGGGCCATTGACCACAATATGTTGCTAAGCCAGCTAAAGCCGGGCCAGATGGCAGATGAGAGTGAAATTCTGCTCTCCCCGGATTTGTTGCGCTGTGCCTACGACGAAGCACCTCATATCCGAAGGAACACAGAAGAGCTGGTCAAGGATTGCCGGATTGATTTTGACTTTACCACGGTCAAGAACAAAAAGACCTTTACCGGGACCCCGCAGGACGACAAGGTCCTGCTGGAGAAACTGGCCATGGATGGAATGGAGTATCGCTACGGGCGCAGGAATCCGGAGGCCCTGAAGCGGATCAGGCACGAACTGGAGATTATTGACAGGCTTGGTTTCTCCTCCTACTTCCTGATTACCTGGGATGTGATCCGCTACTCCATGTCCAGGGGCTTCTACCACGTGGGACGCGGTAGCGGAGGCAACTCCATTGTGGCCTATTGTTTGCGGATCACGGATGTGGATCCCATTGATCTGGACCTTTATTTTGAGCGTTTCATCAATCCTAAAAGGACCAGCCCCCCCGATTTTGATATCGATTTTTCGTGGAAGGAACGGGATGAGGTGCTCGACTATATCTTTAAAAGGTACGGGCGCAAACATACGGCATTGATCGGGACTATCTCCACCTTCAGGGACCGCTCCATCTTCAGGGAGCTGGGCAAGGTCTACGGACTGCCCAAGGAAGAAATTGACCTGCTGGTAAAGGATCCCGGGAATGCTCTCAATGAGAATCACATTACCCGGAATATTTTTGAAGTGGGAAGCCGCCTGATGGACTTCCCCAACCTGAGAAGCATCCATGCCGGAGGGGTGCTGATCTCCGAAGAACCCCTGAGCACCTATACGGCACTGGATATGCCTCCCAAAGGGCTTCCCACCACCCAGTGGGATATGTATGTGGCCGAAACACTGGGCTTCGAGAAACTGGACATACTCAGTCAGCGGGGTATCGGGCATATTAAGGAGTGTGCAGAGATTATTCGCCGGAACCGCGGGCTGGAAGTGGATGTGCACCGGGTGGATGAGTTTAAAAAGGACCACAGGGTGCTGGAACAGCTGAAGTCGGGTGAAACCAATGGCTGTTTTTATATTGAGAGTCCGGCTATGCGCGGATTACTCACCAAACTTCGCTGTGACAGTTACCGCACCCTGGTGGCCGCCAGTTCCATCATCCGTCCGGGTGTGGCACAATCCGGGATGATGCGTGAATATATCCACAGGTTCCATCACCCCGGCTCCTTTGAATACCTCCATCCCATTATGGAAGAGCAGTTAAAGGAGACCTTCGGGGTGATGGTCTACCAGGAGGATGTGATCAGGATTTGTCACCATTTTGCCGGCCTCGACCTGGCCGATGCGGATGTGCTTCGAAGGGCTATGAGCGGGAAGTACCGGTCCCGAAAGGAATTTGACCGGATCGCGGATCGCTTTTTCGAAAATTGCCGGCAGAGGGGCTATCCCGACAGTCTGACCCGGGAGGTGTGGCGACAGATCAGCTCTTTTGCCGCTTATTCATTTTCCAAGGCCCATTCGGCCTCATTTGCGGTGGAGAGCTTCCAGTCGCTCTACCTGAAGGCCCACTATCCCCTGGAGTTCATGACTGCGGTCATCAATAATTTCGGGGGATATTACCGGACCTGGGTCTATTTTAATGAAGCACGCCGCTGGGGAGGCATTATCCACCTGCCCTGCGTCAACAGGAGCGATTATAAAACGTCCATAAGCAATAAGGATATTTTCATCGGCTTTATTCATATTCAGAGCCTGGAGCAGCTGGCAGCGGAGATAATTACCCGGGAGAGAGAGCAACATGGAGAGTATCAAAGCCTGGAAGATTTCCTGGAGCGTGTGCCCCTGGGTCTGGAGCAGGTCATTATCCTGATCCGGGTCTCTGCACTTCGCTTTACCGGGAAGAGCAAAAAAGAGCTGCTGTGGGATGCCCATCTGCTGCTTGGAAAGCGCAGGAAAAGGGACCTTGTGAGAGAATTATTTCCGGTGCAGAAGCGGGAATTCACCCTGCCCGGACTGGAGCAGACCTCTCTGGAGAACAGTTACGATGAGCTGGAAATCCTCGGATTTACAGTGAGTATCCCCGCTTTTGAGCTGCTTCAGACTAGTTTTAGGGGAGAGATACTTTCGCATCAGATGATGGGAAAGGTGGGCAAAAAGGTGCGCATGATCGGGAATCTGGTAACGGTGAAGCACGTGCGTACCAAACAGAAGCAATGGATGAACTTCGGCACTTTTCTGGATGTGGAAGGTGAATTTTTTGATGTGGTCAACTTTCCTGATTCCCTGAAGCGTTACCCTTACCGGGGGGACGGCATTTACCTGCTTTATGGTGAAATTACAGAAGAGTTCGGATTTCCCGGGATGACTGTCGAAAAGATGGCCAGGCTCCCTTACAAACCCGATCCCCGTTATTAA
- the dinB gene encoding DNA polymerase IV: protein MTRSVVHMDLDTFFVSVERLMNSSLEGKPVIIGGISDRGVVSSCSYEARQFGVHSAMPMKMARSLCNEAIVIRGDMDAYSRHSKIVTEIIAEEAPMYEKASIDEHYLDITGMDRFFGCMQWTHELRQRIIKETGLPISCGLSVNKTVSKIATGEAKPNGEIQVADEHVKSFLFPLSIRKMPMIGNRTFHLLRSMGIATIGTLGQIPMEMMESLLGKNGLVIWKKANGIDPAPVVQYSERKSIGSERTFQQDTMDIAGLGDLLTSMVEKLAFQLRKEEKLTSIVTVKIRYSNFDTHTLQKRISYTSFDHVLMPVARELFDRLYQRRMLIRLVGLRFSGLVRGVQQLNLFEDTSEMVHLYLALDKLRRRYGSDSIRRASGIQLCNLEEQIARSQQELSISSPGNRQQIDNLKNRRFRYWYR from the coding sequence ATGACACGAAGTGTAGTACATATGGATCTGGATACATTTTTTGTATCTGTGGAGCGCCTGATGAACAGCTCGCTGGAAGGGAAGCCCGTGATCATTGGGGGGATATCGGACCGGGGTGTGGTGTCCAGCTGCAGTTATGAAGCCCGGCAGTTCGGAGTGCATTCGGCCATGCCCATGAAGATGGCACGCTCTCTTTGCAATGAAGCCATTGTGATCAGGGGGGATATGGATGCTTATAGCAGGCACTCAAAAATAGTTACCGAGATTATTGCAGAAGAGGCACCCATGTATGAGAAAGCATCCATTGATGAACACTATCTGGATATTACCGGAATGGACCGCTTTTTCGGCTGCATGCAGTGGACCCATGAACTCAGGCAGCGTATTATCAAAGAGACAGGTCTGCCCATCTCCTGTGGTTTGTCGGTGAACAAGACGGTTTCGAAGATTGCCACCGGCGAGGCCAAACCCAATGGGGAGATTCAGGTTGCCGATGAACATGTAAAGAGCTTCCTCTTCCCTCTTTCTATTCGAAAGATGCCCATGATCGGGAACCGCACTTTCCACCTTCTGCGGTCCATGGGTATTGCCACTATCGGTACCCTGGGGCAGATTCCCATGGAAATGATGGAGAGCCTGCTGGGAAAGAATGGTCTGGTGATCTGGAAGAAGGCCAATGGCATTGATCCGGCTCCTGTGGTCCAGTACTCTGAGCGTAAATCCATCGGGAGCGAAAGGACCTTTCAGCAGGATACCATGGATATCGCAGGGCTCGGCGATCTGCTCACCTCCATGGTAGAGAAGCTGGCTTTCCAGCTGCGGAAAGAGGAAAAACTCACCTCCATAGTGACCGTGAAGATCCGTTATTCAAATTTTGATACTCATACTCTGCAGAAGCGGATCTCATATACCTCCTTCGATCATGTGCTGATGCCTGTGGCCAGAGAGTTGTTTGACCGGCTTTATCAGCGCCGTATGTTGATACGCCTGGTGGGGCTTCGCTTCTCCGGACTGGTACGGGGTGTTCAGCAGCTGAACCTGTTCGAAGATACTTCGGAGATGGTCCATCTCTACCTGGCGCTGGACAAATTGCGCAGGCGCTATGGTTCCGATTCGATCCGGAGGGCCAGTGGCATACAGCTTTGCAACCTGGAAGAACAGATTGCCCGGTCACAGCAAGAGCTGAGCATCTCTTCTCCGGGAAACCGCCAGCAGATTGACAACCTGAAGAACCGGAGGTTCCGCTACTGGTACAGGTAA
- a CDS encoding LexA family transcriptional regulator produces MYFDSNIKLLRKRKNLTQDEVAVKLRMKRSTLSGYENRVAQPGLEILLLFSNYYHIAIDTLLKVDLSKLGESQLRQLEYGEDVFLKGGKLRVLASTIDAHNQENIELVPVKAQAGYTNGFADPEYIRELQVFQLPFLSREKKYRTFQLQGDSMLPIPEKAWVTGEYVVDWKGLKTGEACVVLTIDEGIVFKILENRIEKEGKMILYSLNPLYEPYVIHVSEIREIWKFIHFISHEIPEPMIPENQLVRTVASLKQDMERMKMLSSIQNHPPEEPPASGSG; encoded by the coding sequence ATGTATTTCGATTCAAATATTAAACTACTGAGAAAGCGTAAAAATCTCACTCAGGATGAGGTGGCCGTCAAGCTCCGGATGAAACGCTCCACCTTAAGCGGTTATGAGAACAGGGTGGCACAGCCCGGACTTGAAATACTCCTTCTCTTTTCAAATTACTACCACATTGCCATAGATACTCTGCTGAAAGTGGATCTGTCAAAACTTGGCGAGAGCCAGTTGCGACAGCTTGAGTACGGAGAAGATGTGTTCCTGAAGGGCGGCAAGCTGCGGGTGCTCGCCTCCACCATCGATGCCCATAATCAGGAGAATATTGAACTGGTTCCGGTGAAGGCACAGGCCGGATATACCAATGGCTTTGCAGATCCCGAATACATTCGTGAGCTACAGGTATTCCAGCTCCCGTTTCTCTCCAGAGAGAAGAAGTACCGGACCTTTCAGCTGCAGGGCGACTCCATGCTCCCCATCCCCGAAAAGGCGTGGGTGACCGGCGAGTACGTGGTGGACTGGAAAGGGCTGAAAACCGGGGAAGCATGTGTGGTTCTTACCATCGATGAGGGAATTGTCTTTAAGATTCTTGAAAACAGGATAGAAAAGGAAGGAAAGATGATCCTGTACTCCCTGAATCCGCTTTATGAACCCTATGTGATTCATGTGAGCGAGATCCGGGAAATCTGGAAGTTCATACATTTTATCAGTCACGAAATCCCTGAACCTATGATCCCGGAGAACCAGCTTGTTCGGACAGTGGCAAGCCTGAAACAGGATATGGAACGTATGAAGATGCTCAGTTCAATCCAAAATCATCCCCCAGAAGAGCCTCCTGCCTCCGGATCAGGCTAA
- a CDS encoding LON peptidase substrate-binding domain-containing protein produces the protein MEQQTEILPCFPLSVFLFPGEDIPLHIFERRYKQLISDIRSHGSTFVIPFLIESKIQEFGCEVSLKDVVAEKEDGSMVIVVESLAVVEISGFREKLEGKLYSGGSIKRLPCDDPVVSRELMELIDRYRAEYDQEFLRSKQDSVITRKDVIIALNLSSDEKYKFICMNGAEQREGFLAGQLRYLSLIRRQEALLGDDFGLN, from the coding sequence ATGGAGCAGCAAACAGAAATATTGCCCTGTTTTCCCTTAAGTGTTTTTCTTTTCCCCGGAGAGGACATCCCACTGCATATTTTTGAGCGGCGTTACAAGCAATTAATCAGTGATATCCGTTCCCACGGAAGCACATTTGTTATTCCCTTTCTGATCGAATCGAAAATACAGGAGTTTGGTTGTGAGGTCAGCTTGAAAGATGTTGTGGCCGAAAAAGAGGACGGAAGCATGGTAATCGTTGTTGAATCGCTGGCTGTAGTTGAAATTTCCGGTTTCAGAGAGAAGCTTGAAGGTAAATTGTATTCAGGGGGAAGTATTAAACGCCTTCCCTGTGACGATCCTGTTGTAAGCCGGGAGCTCATGGAGCTGATAGACAGATACAGGGCAGAATACGATCAGGAATTCCTTCGCTCAAAACAGGATTCTGTGATTACCCGCAAAGACGTGATCATCGCCCTAAATCTTTCTTCCGATGAAAAGTACAAATTCATTTGTATGAACGGTGCTGAGCAGAGAGAAGGTTTTCTGGCAGGGCAGCTTCGATACCTTAGCCTGATCCGGAGGCAGGAGGCTCTTCTGGGGGATGATTTTGGATTGAACTGA
- a CDS encoding SOS response-associated peptidase, with protein MCFTIDIHLTRRAIEERFKVDSSALYEFDFNYFYKAFNNPLIPVIAQEDSSRVQLMQWGLIPGWCRNMEEAERIRKGTYNARSETLQEKPSFRETLNRGRCLIIAGGFFEWQLLDKVRVPWYITLKNGAPFVFAGLCDNWRDPLSGDIIRTCSIITTRANSLMEKIHNTKKRMPVILREETEKEWIEKEPSLLQRKRLLEACNELDLKAHTVTPRLSAKDADPSDPSLIEPYVHLAPGSLF; from the coding sequence ATGTGTTTTACCATAGATATTCATCTTACAAGGAGGGCCATAGAGGAGCGGTTCAAGGTGGATAGCTCTGCCTTGTATGAGTTTGACTTCAACTACTTTTACAAAGCATTCAACAATCCCCTGATTCCCGTGATCGCCCAGGAGGATTCTTCCAGGGTTCAGCTGATGCAATGGGGGCTGATCCCCGGCTGGTGCCGCAACATGGAGGAGGCAGAAAGAATCAGGAAAGGCACCTACAATGCCAGGTCGGAAACTCTGCAGGAAAAACCCTCCTTCAGAGAAACACTCAACAGGGGACGCTGCCTGATTATTGCAGGTGGCTTTTTCGAATGGCAACTGCTTGATAAGGTGAGAGTCCCGTGGTATATCACCCTGAAAAACGGAGCCCCTTTTGTATTTGCCGGGTTGTGCGACAACTGGAGAGACCCCCTGTCGGGCGATATTATCAGGACTTGTTCCATTATTACCACCCGGGCAAATTCCCTGATGGAAAAGATTCATAACACCAAAAAAAGAATGCCGGTAATCCTCAGAGAGGAGACAGAGAAAGAATGGATTGAGAAAGAGCCCTCTCTCTTACAGAGAAAGAGGCTGTTGGAAGCCTGTAATGAGCTTGATTTAAAAGCACATACAGTCACACCACGCCTGTCTGCCAAAGACGCAGATCCTTCAGACCCAAGCTTGATCGAACCCTATGTTCACCTGGCTCCGGGCAGCTTGTTTTAG
- a CDS encoding serine hydrolase: protein MKKLLVFISLFVFFFFGEMAMTFSDKGYPSLLNDEEVPFSLLLDNQYSDYEGTENIDRQVKEFIKLWKIEGASLAVTKNERLVYAKGFGTANSETGENVKPGHLFRIASVSKLITAVAIMKLYEQEKLSLDEAVFGEEGILNDSMFRSYTDPRIEEITVRQLLNHTAGWSRYAGDPLFNPLYIARKMRVQAPASFEHILQYTLSRKLNFDPGTNYSYSNLGYAILGKIIERRSGMLYQDYVVMHLLKPIGIHDMHIGKSYYHEKYPHEVRYHSSAGKMTTASMNGSGEIVPIYYGGNYMELLGPAGGWVASAPELIKFLTAIDGFEEQPDILSSETISMMSNPQMAGKGLFGWRGSDSYGTWWRTGYLSGSSALLVRQNDGINWVLMTNTSTFKQSRIHSYVSRLMFGAVGAVEQWPGIDLFSVDDKGPGPIADIPATNPKL, encoded by the coding sequence TTGAAAAAGTTACTGGTATTTATTTCTCTGTTTGTTTTTTTCTTCTTTGGAGAGATGGCGATGACCTTCTCTGATAAGGGGTATCCCTCCCTTCTCAATGATGAAGAGGTGCCATTCTCTCTGCTTCTCGACAATCAATATTCTGATTATGAAGGGACGGAGAATATTGACAGGCAGGTAAAAGAGTTTATTAAGCTTTGGAAGATTGAAGGGGCAAGTCTGGCAGTCACGAAGAATGAGCGGCTGGTTTATGCAAAGGGGTTTGGCACGGCCAACAGTGAAACCGGGGAGAATGTGAAACCCGGGCACCTGTTTCGCATTGCATCTGTTTCGAAGCTTATCACAGCGGTGGCTATTATGAAATTATATGAACAGGAAAAGCTCAGTCTGGATGAAGCCGTATTCGGAGAAGAGGGAATCTTAAACGATTCCATGTTCAGAAGCTACACAGATCCCAGAATTGAAGAGATAACGGTCCGTCAGCTGCTGAACCATACTGCCGGATGGTCCAGGTATGCAGGGGATCCCCTGTTCAATCCCCTGTACATTGCAAGGAAAATGCGTGTTCAGGCTCCTGCATCCTTTGAGCATATCCTGCAGTACACCCTTTCCCGCAAATTGAACTTCGACCCGGGGACCAATTACAGTTACTCAAATCTGGGTTATGCCATCCTGGGTAAGATCATAGAGAGAAGGAGCGGAATGCTCTACCAGGATTATGTAGTCATGCATCTTCTGAAACCCATAGGTATTCATGATATGCACATTGGCAAAAGCTATTATCATGAAAAATATCCCCATGAAGTGAGGTATCACAGCAGTGCAGGGAAAATGACCACTGCTTCCATGAATGGATCCGGTGAAATAGTGCCCATCTACTATGGAGGAAATTACATGGAGTTACTTGGTCCGGCAGGGGGCTGGGTGGCTTCGGCACCGGAACTTATCAAGTTCCTGACGGCCATTGACGGCTTTGAAGAGCAGCCGGACATTCTCTCGTCAGAAACCATTTCCATGATGTCGAATCCACAAATGGCGGGAAAAGGACTGTTTGGCTGGAGGGGGAGCGACAGCTATGGCACCTGGTGGCGTACCGGATATCTCAGTGGCTCCTCGGCTTTGCTGGTCAGGCAGAATGACGGGATAAACTGGGTGCTTATGACCAATACAAGCACCTTTAAGCAGTCCAGAATCCATTCCTATGTATCGCGTCTGATGTTCGGCGCTGTGGGTGCAGTTGAACAATGGCCAGGAATTGATTTGTTCTCTGTGGACGACAAAGGTCCCGGACCCATTGCAGATATTCCTGCAACAAATCCGAAACTTTAG